A single region of the Pseudodesulfovibrio sp. JC047 genome encodes:
- a CDS encoding formyltransferase family protein produces MKIGFLGLCSFGLEYMRLLVEKGLDVSFATSKRYPAAHVSEFERSFQYLCKDANVSYLGARNVNDEDIVDRACDVDLVILGGYDGIIHKPFIEAVHGEVYNTHLGIIPYNRGCYPVVHALMADDVAGFTTYRVTPEIDSGLIVHQNKTLIRSEDTAKTLYDRLCRFVVADFSRTLDKILTGWKPQIPLYPGQFYHVQGMPNDRWISWEWRGDFLLRFSRALNFPPYPGPRTCRFGEDENVELYVVQFQKKPLPAPPGTVVEIVKNRAVVTCANGVVTCLVVDNRLRPGDKLESVTGPSNKQNFPIPIHYGQDRMCYGDVTPIIIS; encoded by the coding sequence ATGAAGATTGGTTTTCTCGGCCTTTGCTCATTTGGTTTGGAGTACATGCGATTGTTAGTGGAGAAAGGGTTAGACGTCTCCTTTGCGACAAGTAAACGATATCCTGCAGCTCATGTCAGTGAATTTGAACGTTCTTTTCAATATTTATGTAAAGATGCCAATGTTTCATATTTAGGAGCCCGGAACGTTAATGATGAGGATATTGTTGATCGTGCGTGTGATGTTGATTTGGTGATTTTAGGCGGTTATGATGGAATTATTCACAAGCCGTTTATCGAAGCAGTACACGGCGAGGTTTACAATACTCATTTGGGCATTATTCCATATAATCGAGGGTGTTATCCTGTTGTGCATGCTCTTATGGCGGATGATGTCGCGGGGTTTACAACGTATCGTGTAACGCCGGAAATCGATAGTGGATTGATTGTGCATCAAAATAAGACGCTTATTAGGAGCGAGGACACTGCTAAAACCCTGTATGATCGCTTGTGCCGTTTTGTTGTTGCAGATTTTTCAAGGACGCTCGATAAAATATTGACAGGCTGGAAGCCTCAAATTCCACTTTATCCTGGGCAGTTTTACCATGTGCAGGGAATGCCTAATGATCGGTGGATTTCTTGGGAGTGGCGCGGGGATTTTTTACTTCGTTTTTCTAGAGCTCTTAATTTTCCACCGTATCCTGGCCCACGAACTTGTCGTTTTGGGGAAGATGAAAATGTGGAGTTGTATGTTGTGCAGTTTCAAAAAAAGCCCCTTCCTGCGCCTCCTGGGACTGTTGTTGAAATCGTCAAAAATCGTGCTGTTGTGACGTGTGCAAATGGGGTCGTGACATGTCTGGTCGTGGACAACAGGCTCCGTCCAGGGGATAAATTGGAGTCTGTCACCGGACCAAGCAATAAACAGAATTTTCCCATTCCCATCCACTATGGCCAAGATCGTATGTGCTACGGCGATGTTACCCCCATTATAATTTCTTAA